From one Butyricimonas faecihominis genomic stretch:
- a CDS encoding FimB/Mfa2 family fimbrial subunit: MGKNRLLIVFTGVIILLASCTYDYFKDETNYQVYVPEVVDNKVSDCRVLVYDETGVLVGARYEAAPWKDPRMRAGLFSFRLPPGEYKVYCYTNTDSLSFVDEQQLETSAFMLNNSDSGENHYVHPSDVLFQKFVPVIDHPGILRTDTVELEHYTGRVTVRFKNFPGDVSRIANVQLLTEGASTVQYLKHDTIAGRQTSDDHMFHFGELPAQTTADYLEVDHRYLPSVEGEFMRLNYTFLDSDGIAVNHLPVEVKDKLTGLPLRLLHGQRIIIEIDSYTVIKVAIVGWNEDIESGNTNME, encoded by the coding sequence ATGGGAAAGAACAGACTTCTCATAGTATTTACGGGTGTGATTATCCTGCTCGCGTCATGTACCTATGATTATTTTAAAGATGAAACCAATTACCAAGTTTACGTACCCGAAGTGGTGGATAATAAGGTTAGTGACTGTCGTGTACTGGTTTATGACGAGACCGGAGTGTTGGTGGGAGCGCGTTACGAGGCTGCCCCGTGGAAAGATCCCCGTATGAGAGCAGGGTTGTTTAGTTTTAGATTACCCCCCGGTGAATATAAAGTCTATTGTTATACCAACACGGATAGTCTTTCATTTGTGGATGAACAACAACTGGAAACCTCTGCTTTTATGTTGAATAACAGCGATTCCGGGGAGAATCATTACGTGCATCCTTCGGACGTGTTGTTCCAGAAGTTTGTACCTGTGATTGATCATCCGGGAATTTTGCGTACTGACACGGTCGAGTTGGAACATTACACGGGACGTGTAACCGTGCGTTTTAAAAATTTTCCGGGTGATGTGTCTCGCATAGCAAACGTGCAATTGTTGACAGAAGGGGCATCCACCGTGCAGTATTTGAAACATGATACGATAGCCGGTCGGCAGACCTCGGATGACCACATGTTTCATTTCGGAGAGTTACCGGCACAGACGACTGCTGATTACTTAGAGGTGGATCATCGTTATTTACCGTCTGTAGAAGGCGAATTTATGAGACTGAATTATACATTCCTTGATAGTGACGGTATTGCTGTCAATCATTTACCGGTGGAAGTGAAAGATAAACTGACCGGGTTGCCACTCAGGTTATTACATGGTCAACGAATCATTATCGAAATCGATTCTTACACCGTGATTAAAGTTGCGATCGTGGGATGGAATGAAGATATAGAGAGTGGTAATACAAACATGGAATGA
- a CDS encoding DUF3575 domain-containing protein translates to MKPVVRYILLVSVLLCLFGGVRAQSVKVNIPLWLTGSPNIGFEYTLTRQLTVNAEGAWLPYMFKKNEEVFRVLMGAAELRYYWNPQNFYTNDSWDGFYIGPYAMYGNFNIGLLKHNDPLRSHRRKGWGVSGGITFGYKFAFNSRLGLDLNLGVGYAHFQYDKYKLGGEYVKFPLELKKTKQWIGPTKFGVSLTYNIFR, encoded by the coding sequence ATGAAACCAGTTGTACGATATATTTTACTTGTTTCCGTTTTACTTTGCTTGTTTGGTGGGGTGCGGGCGCAAAGTGTCAAGGTAAATATACCTTTATGGTTGACCGGTTCACCTAATATCGGTTTTGAATACACGTTAACGCGACAACTTACAGTGAATGCCGAGGGGGCATGGTTACCGTACATGTTTAAAAAGAACGAGGAGGTTTTCCGCGTGTTAATGGGAGCCGCGGAGTTGCGGTATTATTGGAACCCGCAAAATTTTTACACGAATGATTCATGGGATGGATTTTATATCGGTCCTTACGCCATGTATGGCAATTTTAATATCGGGTTATTGAAGCATAATGACCCGCTTCGGAGCCATCGCCGGAAAGGATGGGGGGTATCGGGAGGTATTACTTTCGGGTACAAGTTTGCTTTTAATTCCCGTTTGGGACTGGATTTGAATCTCGGTGTGGGGTATGCTCATTTCCAGTATGATAAATATAAACTAGGAGGAGAATACGTGAAGTTCCCGTTGGAACTCAAGAAGACCAAACAATGGATTGGTCCGACGAAGTTCGGAGTGAGTCTTACATACAATATATTCCGCTAG